The DNA window AGCGGCAGTTCGTCTCCGACGTCTCGCACGAGCTGCGCACCCCGCTGACCACCGTGCGCATGGCCGCCGACCTGCTGTACGACGCGCGCGAGGACTTCGACCCCATGGCCTCCCGCTCGGCCGAGCTCATGCAGGCCCAGCTCGAACGGTTCGAGTCGATGCTGGGCGACCTGCTGGAGATCAGCCGCTACGACGCCGGCGCGGCCACGCTCGACCTGGAGCCGGTCGACGTCACCAAGGTCGTGCTGCGCGCGATCGAGGACTCCGAGGCGCTGGCCGAGCGCCACGGCACCCGCTTCGAGCTGCGGCTGCCGCCCGAGCCCTGCATGGCCGAGATCGACAACCGCCGGGTCGAGCGGATCCTGCGCAACCTGCTGTTCAACGCCATAGAGCACGGCGAGGGCAGGGAGATCGTCGTCACCGTCGGCGCCGACCGCGACGCCGTGGCGGTCGCCGTACGCGACCACGGCATAGGGCTCAAACCGGGCGAGGACACCATGGTCTTCGACCGGTTCTGGCGGGCCGACCCGTCACGGGCGCGCACCATCGGCGGCACCGGGCTCGGCCTGGCGATCTCCCGCGAGGACGCCACCCTGCACGGCGGCTGGCTCCAGGCGTGGGGGCAGCCGGGCGAGGGCTCGCAGTTCAGGCTGACCCTGCCGCGCACGGCCGGGGCCGACCTCAAGGGCTCGCCGCTGCCGCTCGTGCCGCCCGAGATCGAGATGCGGCGCACCTGGCGCGGGGCCATGACGCCCGTGCTGCTGCCCGCCGTGGGGGACGGGGCGGTCGATGACGAGGACTAGGCGGCTCTGCGCCGTCGCCGCGGTGGCCGCGGCCGTGGCGCTGACGGGCTCGGGGTGCTCCGTGATCCCGGTCAGCGGGCCGTACGTGGTGGACGACACGGGCAGCGGCGACCCGCTCAGCAAGCCGTTCCAGCGGATGATCGCCACCGCGCCGCAGCCCGGCTGGGGGCCCCAGGACGTGCTCAAGGGCCTCCAGGCGGCCATGGCCGCCTACGACGACGACCCGACGGTCCTGCCGCAGTACCTCACGCCCGAGGCGTTGCGCGGCTGGAGCCCCGACGGCGCGGTGACCGTGCTCGACGACGCCTGGAACTGGACCTTCGACCTGGGCGACCAGGACGGCACCGAGTCGGTGCAGAAGATCTCCGTCAAGGCCCCCCAGATCGCCAGGATCGAGGAGGACGACACCTACGTGCCGCTGGCCGGCAACTGGGCGCGGCCGTTCGAGCTGGTCAAGGTCGAGGGCGTGGGCTACCGGGTGCGCAGCCTGCCGCAGGGGATCATCCTCACGAAGTCCGACGTCGCGCGGGCGTACCGGCCGACCAAGCTCTACTACCTCAGCAGCGGCACCCAGGACCGGCTGGTGGTGGACAGCGTGCGGCTGCGGCTCAAGCCGACCAAGACGTACGCGCAGGTCGTGCTCGAACGGCTGCTCAAGGCCCCGAGCGCCGCCCTCCAGGGCGCGGTGAGCACCAGCTTCCCCTCCGGCACCAGGATCGAGTCGGTGCGCTCGGGCGAGGACGAACGGGTCGTCATCAACCTGTCGGGCCCGATCGACCCGCTCGACCTGAGCGGCGAGCACGCCCTCATGGCCCAGATCCGCTACAGCCTCACCAACAACGACGTCGCCAAGGGCCGCCCCATCGAGGTGCAG is part of the Nonomuraea coxensis DSM 45129 genome and encodes:
- a CDS encoding LpqB family beta-propeller domain-containing protein, with the protein product MTRTRRLCAVAAVAAAVALTGSGCSVIPVSGPYVVDDTGSGDPLSKPFQRMIATAPQPGWGPQDVLKGLQAAMAAYDDDPTVLPQYLTPEALRGWSPDGAVTVLDDAWNWTFDLGDQDGTESVQKISVKAPQIARIEEDDTYVPLAGNWARPFELVKVEGVGYRVRSLPQGIILTKSDVARAYRPTKLYYLSSGTQDRLVVDSVRLRLKPTKTYAQVVLERLLKAPSAALQGAVSTSFPSGTRIESVRSGEDERVVINLSGPIDPLDLSGEHALMAQIRYSLTNNDVAKGRPIEVQVDGEQYSVSQPNVDQGWLDNGVNTDYYIDNGAVHYMTNEGPGGAVAGPAGQPREGYSNFALSKQGDLVAAQTSTGISITPATQEGQWQEVVQGSPQDLTAPSWHRDGSLWTFDRKNGVVLRYEPGSNRPAERVAAPGLKGWDVTRMRIARDGVRVVLTTGENIVHVGALTQAGGLMLSNVRVPTAREPGGLIEDLAWRDDEHVLVLVKSNAGQTLNEIDIGDGDVTEIPLKNRLRRVAALNEHVLAQAEKGKGKGSEILELSQDQSWKTRIESNAEAPLFPLG